One segment of Acropora muricata isolate sample 2 chromosome 8, ASM3666990v1, whole genome shotgun sequence DNA contains the following:
- the LOC136926472 gene encoding ankyrin-1-like, with the protein MSLVVVEGEPIRDGWMYVGVPSSGDDFLKDIEEKQNPNFVNSYGLSALCMAVKAFQSPSLVEKLLKMNADPNFESYIGKFLGTRKTEKPSGSPLHVAAWLRHSGITKVLLDGGADPNTVAFNSLTPLLLVLSNTRRMGQRNEPFIEQAALDVMKLLIDNGADVTAIDNTKTDGTSLLHMATQVGHVLIVNYLLSLRALDVNCRNIHEETPLMIALREDRQELLEDLLLHGVDPNSRDMAGCTALHIAVGRTCVKSVEILIQNSADVNIKDSSCRTALHVASRLNNSSSKSNVKVMKSLLSNNADVNVADNQGRPPLHLTVIDNKDTLDMTALECLLEHDADPSLTDAIERMPLSYYTAFHGDDIPKQIGLLSRGCSNLNNKDIIGRPPLLAIVWYFMERRNIMEEESDIVEFQKVIRELVEAGVDINCQDIEGSTCLHHTVGRKGRTSSHLKFSDFTRVLLDAGADRNARDVDGNTPAHIAAEGEDADQLRMLASETWQDSPNLNGETVKDILCRKVTLAKERQKIGVNFEFAAQTLESFRFEDQNEDEDEDEALGFRHKEIFKPFRLQLGRDNVVAINFVVPAKLKTKKFEDFLVSKTKCFVLVLVFLLVLESKALYYISLKI; encoded by the exons ATGTCTCTGGTGGTAGTAGAGGGCGAGCCGATTAGAGATGGCTGGATGTACGTTGGTGTCCCCAGTTCTGGGGACGACTTCCTTAAGGACATAGAAGAGAAACAAAACCCAAACTTTGTGAACTCCTATGGACTATCAGCATTATGTATGGCAGTTAAAGCATTCCAGTCTCCTAGTCTTGTTGAGAAACTTCTCAAGATGAATGCAGATCCAAACTTTGAATCTTACATCGGGAAATTTCTCGGAACAAGAAAAACGGAAAAGCCCTCAGGGTCACCCCTCCATGTTGCGGCATGGTTGAGACATTCAGGCATAACAAAGGTCCTTTTAGATGGAGGAGCGGACCCAAACACGGTTGCTTTTAACAGTTTAACGCCATTGCTTCTTGTATTGAGCAATACAAGAAGAATGGGACAGCGTAATGAACCTTTTATTGAACAAGCAGCTTTAGATGTCATGAAGCTTCTTATTGATAACGGTGCTGATGTAACAGCTATTGATAATACCAAAACGGATGGTACAAGTTTGCTCCACATGGCCACACAAGTGGGCCACGTGTTAATCGTGAATTACCTGCTCTCTTTGAGGGCTCTTGATGTGAATTGCAGAAACATTCATGAAGAGACACCCCTAATGATCGCGTTGAGGGAAGATAGACAGGAACTTTTGGAAGATCTTCTCCTTCACGGGGTGGATCCTAATTCCAGGGACATGGCTGGTTGTACTGCACTTCATATTGCTGTAGGTCGTACATGTGTTAAGAGTGTTGAAATTCTGATACAAAATAGTGCAGATGTGAATATCAAGGACAGTTCTTGCCGGACAGCTCTTCATGTTGCTTCTAGGCTAAATAATAGTTCCTCAAAGTCAAATGTAAAAGTTATGAAGAGCTTGTTAAGCAATAATGCTGACGTTAATGTTGCTGATAATCAAGGACGTCCACCCCTTCACCTTACAGTCATTGATAACAAAGACACGTTGGACATGACAGCACTAGAGTGCCTGTTGGAACACGATGCTGATCCTTCATTGACCGATGCCATAGAAAGAATGCCTCTTTCCTATTATACAGCATTCCATGGTGACGATATTCCCAAACAGATTGGTCTGCTCTCTCGGGGTTGCAGCAATCTAAATAATAAGGATATTATAGGTAGACCGCCCTTGTTGGCTATTGTGTGGTATTTCATGGAACGGCGAAATATCATGGAGGAAGAATCCGATATTGTGGAGTTTCAGAAGGTCATCAGGGAACTTGTAGAGGCTGGAGTAGACATCAACTGTCAAGACATTGAAG GGTCCACGTGTCTTCACCACACTGTCGGCAGAAAAGGTAGGACATCAAGCCATCTAAAATTCTCTGATTTCACGCGAGTGTTACTTGATGCTGGGGCTGACAGAAACGCAAGAGATGTCGATGGTAATACTCCAGCGCATATTGCTGCAGAAGGAGAAGACGCTGACCAGTTAAGAATGCTGGCATCTGAAACATGGCAAGACTCTCCTAATCTCAATGGAGAAACTGTGAAAGACATTTTGTGTAGAAAAGTCACATTGGCAAAAGAGCGACAGAAAATTGGCGTAAACTTTGAGTTTGCAGCTCAgacattagagagctttagattcgaggaccagaacgaagacgaggacgaggacgaagcgcTCGGTTTTCGtcacaaggaaatcttcaaaccttttcgtcttcaacttggccgggacaatgttgttgcaatcaacttcgtcgtcccggccaagttgaagacgaaaaagtttgaagatttccttgtgTCGAAAACcaagtgcttcgtcctcgtcctcgtcttccttctcgtcctcgaatctaaagctctctattatattTCGTTGAAGATATGA